From Mastacembelus armatus chromosome 9, fMasArm1.2, whole genome shotgun sequence:
TCAGACAAGTTCTGGACTTCATTTACACTGGGAAGCTCCTATCTTCATCAGACCAGAGCAGTGAGCAGAATTTCAGTGCCCTCTTAACCGCAGCCAGCTACCTCCAGCTTCATGACCTCGCTGCTCTGTGTAGAAAGAAGCTCAAGCGTGGTGGTGGGAAACCCTTACCAGGTAAACCTTCCACTACAGGTCCCCTTAGCCGCTTACGCCTCAACAATGAGCGCCTCTCCTCTTCTACCCCTGTTGGTCCCAACAACCACTATCCTCCAACCCCTTCTGATGCTGACCAGCCACAGCCGGATGAAGGCCTTCGGGACAAACTCTCAGATGATGAGATGTTTATCGCCAGCTCTGGGAAGAATGGAAATGGAGGGAATGGCAACAGTAATGGTAATATCAGTAGCGGAGGAAGTGCTGGGGAACCAGACCTTGGACTAGACTTGTCCAAAAAGAGCCCTCCCTCTGCGGGCACAGCCACTGATGCCCTCAGCCCACACAGCAACTCCCAAGGATCCCCCCAATCTGCCTCAGTATCCACAACCAACAGTGCCTCACTGGATGACTCCTCTACCACCCTGCCATGTGGTGACACCTGTGGGTCAGAGACCATGGAGCTCAACTGTTCCTCTAAAACTTCAGAGGAAACCCAAAACCAGCCTGATGTCCCCCCACCCCAGAAGAAATCCCGTCAGGGTACTCGCAAGAATGAATGGCCTAAAAGGGAGGCATCAGGGTTGAAGTCTGAAGAACATGACCGGCCCCTGGTTAATGGGGTGATTGTTGGTCCTAAAGATGGCCGCTCTTGTGGGGTTGGAGGGGGCAGTGGAAGCAGCTTTGCCTCTGACCAGTCCTTCCAGTgtaaagatgaggaggaaggaggagagaatGGCCAGGACCACAGTGAGGAGAGTGGTCAAAGTGATGGAGAgagtgcaggaggaggaggagtgggagggggagggggaaaCCACAGCGCCAACTACGTGTACAGGCAGGAAGGTTTTGAGCCAGCATTTGGAGACaacctgtatgtgtgcattCCCTGTGGTAAGGGTTTCCCGAGTTCTGAGCAGCTCAATGCTCACGTAGAGACGCACACTGAGGATGAGCTCTATAtcaaagaggagggagggaccTTTGTaaaagaggaagatgaagaggaggcagaggaccTCTCTGCCCCTGTAGGTCCCTCCAACTTTGGCTCAGAAACACGTCCGTTCAAGTGCACAGTCTGCAGTAAGAGCTACAAAGACCCAGCAACGCTGAGACAACATGAAAAGAGCCACTGGCTAACCAGGCCTTTCCCCTGCAACATCTGTGGCAAAATGTTCACCCAGAGGGGCACCATGACACGCCACATGCGCAGCCACCTTGGCCTCAAGCCATTTGCATGTGAAGAGTGTGGCATGCGCTTCACACGTCAGTACCGCCTGACAGAGCACATGCGTGTCCACTCTGGGGAAAAACCATATGAATGCCAGCTCTGCGGGGGAAAGTTTACCCAGCAGCGCAACCTCATCAGTCACCTGAGAATGCACACCTCACCGTCTTAGAAATGCATCAAGCCAAAGAACTCtgggattaaaaaaacaaatatttacttttttccatCTCAAAAGCAAAGAAACGCACATGTACACATTCACTTGCAGACACACATAGTTCTACATATGAATTCCAGTTAATGATGCCCTGGCTAAGTGAATAATGTAGCTGTTAGCCACAGTGGGCTCTTGGTGACGGTGGGATCTTGTTGATGCAAGGATCATGTCATCATTTATATCAAGTGACGTCTGCTCACCTCTCAGGAGTTCTAGAGGGACAGTTtactcctgtctctctccaaaGTCACGAAGCCATGGTGGAGTGGCATGACTTCTGTTCTACATTGCAAGTCTGTCAAATGTGAATGTGGGTACTGATATGTCAAGGCCCCTCACCTCATACCCCTCAGCAGCCTTCCTCCTGTCTACCTTGGAGTGTTGAGTCTGAGTTTTCCAGCTTGTTCCAAACAGAGATAAGTTCAAGAGTCCCCTGTATACTGCAGTGCTATTTTGaccaaaaacacatgcaaacaataCTGGCAATAATTCAgcaaaaagattatttttaccCTGACAGCTTTATATCCTTTATGTTGGTGATGGGGATGCGTATGTAAGAGGAGGTGTAACTGGGTTTGGGACCATCTCTCTGCTTTAACTGAAAGTCCTGAAAGAAGCTACATGGTTGGATTACATTGGACAAAgttttacataaacaaatactCAAAGTCTTCACAGTTGTTCACCGTAATACAGTGAGGATTTTCACAGTTTGGGGTTTTGCCTGCTAGTGCTCCCAGGAATGAGTCCTGGTTGGAAAGAAGAACCCCTTGAGGTACTTGTTTTACTTAAAGGACTTGTAATATTTCAGTGAATGTTTAAACTGGAAGGTCTGGGGATTCTTTTCTTGTGGAGGGGAGGGATTTGGGTTGGGGTAGGGGTAGGGGTGGTATAATGGGGATACAAAGTGGGTGTTTTAGGCTGAACATTATGTTCAGTgggtacatttatttttttgtctgtatagCTTTCCTCccttcagaaaaaagaaaagtctatTTATATAGACTTGTGACCTTGCTACCTCTGATTACTCTTACGAACTCTATGTTGATTAGTTTAAAGTTCCTATGTAATTAATTGTAAAAAGTGTGTAGATTATGGTAACTTTTCACCTAATGCTTTAACCTGCCCATCTCTCAACACAGGTTTTTAATGCTCAtagattttacacattaatattGTTTCTAGCTGTTGTTTTTACTCAAATATAGCTTTTTGGGTGCCCTTCTCAGTGTGGCCCCACCTcaaaaatgtactgtagcttCCTGACAGGAGCAAATAGTGGTTAGTTAGTTTAGACGTATAGTGTTCCAAAGATCTTATGAATGTTAAGGAGAACAGAGCTAACTAACAAACATTGCTAGACAAGTTCATAACcaaagtttttaaaaagatgtACTTAAGATATATAGTGTACTAAATTATTTCacttttgatttctttttgctGTATAAAAAATTATGAATTATATTCTAAGTCCAGACAAAGAAATCCACTTTTTTGATGGAGTTTTAGCCAATGACTCTGAGACTGAGGAAGGTTCTTGTGGTTTGCAAGGAAAGCTTGTGCTGATTGGTGGGCTGGTAAATTCTAAACTTTACCACCTAACAAAACTGgtaaagtttaaaaacatgttgcctgaacatgtttttctgtttctttttgtttgtatcCAGAGTCCTTATCACTTTATATTccctgattttaaaaacaggacttGATGACATTGTATGTGTTCTATTCagaccaaaaaaagaaaaagaaaaaaaaagataggaATTATAATCAGATTTTTAATGTGAAGTTCCAGTTGCttgttactttttattttattttattttttttgagcCAGACTTGTGAAAACTTGTAATAAGAAGGGAGAAGCAGAGGTGCACTGGACAGCTGGACGACTCATTTGTCTCCTGCAGCATCCTTTTGTTTCCGATTGTATTCCATTAGATCActgaatcattttaaattactttaaaCCTCTGAAGCTTTACCTCACCGTAAGCACCCATCAGTTGGGGATGGTCCCTCTGTTGTCTGTAGGTTTCCCTGAAGCCTGTCCAGTGTATCTTCTCTTTAACTGTTACGCTGTTCAGCATGAACCTTCACTACAAGTTTTAGGTATAGGCATTCCTCTACTATGTTGGTTTAACTGTCTTCTTGACTTTTTGAATTCCTCTTCTGTTCTCATGTTATGGTCTGTGAAATGTTTGTTATCATAGGGATGCAGCTACGGTTACACAAACATCACTACCCTTTTAAGGTACTAGCAACCTGGACTCCTGGAGTTGTTACTTGTTTATGTTGGATGTTGGTGTCTTGCTGTTAAGCGACTGCATGGTACATCTATTGGTTTTTCAcactcccccccccccgacCACAAACATGTTATTTATCGCCTGATCCATTGTTGCTTGTGACCTCTTCCACCTTAAGAGGGAGTCCACAATGCATTGCCTTCAAAACGTTATTGTAGTTGTCAGCACTTACTGCAGTACAGCGTAATGTCTGTCATGCAAAAGGTGTTTTTGTACATCTTTAGCCATCTCTGCAGAAGACTTTGCAGCTGCATTTGAATGCTTGCTTGTATGacataacaaagaaaaaactatGAACTCCAAACTGTGACcatactactactattactactactactattattattattactactactactactactagtactactactattCAAATACTTCAGGGATTGTTCTGCATCTGTGAATGCAGACTCTCAGCTACATTTGTAAGACATAGTATTGTATCaatttctctgtattttaatcatgggaaaaacaaaaacactagtTTCATATTGATGACAAACAGGGGGGGACTTTTTCAACTAACACAAAGAGCCTTGACAAAGGCGAGGCAGCTCAAAACAAGTCTACATGTTTGTTAGTAACACAGTATGTTCAGAAATAGTTGCAAAGTTGTACAAAGaactaagaagaaaaaaaaaaaaagctcatacCCAAATCCACAAACTATTTTTTAAACCAAAGCACATTTGAATGATTATGGAACCATGTGTGGCTCTAAAAAGAAACATATGTATTTATCTCATTGTTTACATAaacttttacagttttacagacCTCAGTCGAGGCTTGGCCAGTCAGCGAGGTGaatttgtgtgttcatttattttattttttgtaatgatGCTTTTCCACAGAGGTTGCTGCCAAAGCAAAAGCATAGCATCAAACATGAGGTGAACTGCTGCATATTCAATTAAGGGGAGTTGTGTGTGGTTTAGGGATGTTTTCCCCCCTCTGCCAGCTGGCTTTGGGGTGACCCTGCGCCTCTATCCCCTTGCCCTCTGGCCTGTCGTCAGATGGGACCACAGCAATGGGGGTGCGCGGTGCGTCGTTGACATATTAATCAAAAGGCATTGTTAGTCAGGGTCTTTAGCTTAGTGTTGTGTCTCTCTGTTTATCCAAATGCACTTGAGCACTGCCCCTTGTGCTTGGGTCTCTTAATATGTAGGAGTGGGTGGGTGATGTTTGAATGGTTTGAGTTGATTTAGTAACATGGTACATCTCACATGCTGGTGGTTCTTGAAACCTATTTGGAGAATGTAGCTTTGATTTGTTCATTGCATGTGAACAGGCTTATCTGATAGTCTTAACTGTGaatgttattgtcatttttctgctttcatgATGTTTTGCAACTATTTTTAGGTCCCTTTTATTCTGTGGATAAAAGCAGCATAAACCTCTGACTGGCCGGGCCTCATACAAAGTTGGTGCAAACACTTATTGacagtgttcttttttttatcaaatgtcTATTGTCAGtgatgaatgtatttatttctggtCCTGCCCTCACCTCTGCAAAGAATTTGCTCAGTGTGTGAGACTAAGGTGGAGGCAGgacccccttttttttt
This genomic window contains:
- the hic2 gene encoding hypermethylated in cancer 2 protein, yielding MELPNHAKQLLLQLNQQRAKGFLCDVIIVVENALFRAHKNILAASSIYFKSLVLHDNLINLDTEMVNPSVFRQVLDFIYTGKLLSSSDQSSEQNFSALLTAASYLQLHDLAALCRKKLKRGGGKPLPGKPSTTGPLSRLRLNNERLSSSTPVGPNNHYPPTPSDADQPQPDEGLRDKLSDDEMFIASSGKNGNGGNGNSNGNISSGGSAGEPDLGLDLSKKSPPSAGTATDALSPHSNSQGSPQSASVSTTNSASLDDSSTTLPCGDTCGSETMELNCSSKTSEETQNQPDVPPPQKKSRQGTRKNEWPKREASGLKSEEHDRPLVNGVIVGPKDGRSCGVGGGSGSSFASDQSFQCKDEEEGGENGQDHSEESGQSDGESAGGGGVGGGGGNHSANYVYRQEGFEPAFGDNLYVCIPCGKGFPSSEQLNAHVETHTEDELYIKEEGGTFVKEEDEEEAEDLSAPVGPSNFGSETRPFKCTVCSKSYKDPATLRQHEKSHWLTRPFPCNICGKMFTQRGTMTRHMRSHLGLKPFACEECGMRFTRQYRLTEHMRVHSGEKPYECQLCGGKFTQQRNLISHLRMHTSPS